GTCACGAACAAGTTCGCTCCCGGACAGCGGATGGGACGGCCGTGCTGTCATCGTTCGCATGAACGGTCGGCAAGCAGCTCTCCTGATGCCCGAGCCAACGGTCCTGCTCGACCGGTGCCGGGCCCTGGCGGCCGTCGACGCGATCGTCGAACCCGACTTCCCGCGCTACGCCTTCGCGCCCTCGGCCGACGGCGGCGGCGGCGCGGGTCCGCTCCCGGGCCGCTCGGGATCCGGTGACAACGTTGCCGTCCTCGTCGAGCGTCAGGTGGATGCGGGTGGGGTCCTGACCGTTGACGTCGGACGGGCGCGTGCTCTCGGGCCCTCCGGGACCCCAGCGCAGCAGACGGCGGGTCCGGGCGATCCGGTACACCTCGCCCCGGCACTCCAGCCGGTTGACCCGGCCCGCCCGCAGCGTGCCGGCCGCCTCGACGTACGCCGCCGGCTCCGCGCACCATCACCGTGCCCGCGCGCCGGCGCGTCGACCGCGTCGGCCTCCACGGCTGCCTCCACCGGCTCCACGGGCACCCTCACGACCACCGGCCACGACCCGCCCGGCCCCACGTCTCCACGGTCCATGGCCCCATACTGCCGACCCCGGCGCACCCCCGTCCCGCATTCGCCGATCCCTCACCGTGCGGGATCCGGCCGACGGGCCGGACCCGCCGGCCGCGGCTCAACGGGCCAGGAGCTCTTCCAGGAACCCGTCGGCGTCGAAGGTCTCCGCCCCCGGCGCGATGACGGCGTACGTCTCGTCGAGGAATGCGGTGACCGCCCGCGCGTCGAGGAGCAGCACGGCCCCCTGCCCGCCGGCGGAGTCGCGCAGTGCGATGCGCACCGCCTCGCCGCCGGCCGTCCACTGGGGCCGGAACGTGACGTCCCCTTCGCCGACCGGCCGCTGCAGGCCCTCGGCCAGCATCTGGCGGTCGAAGCACCAGGACGGCAGGGCCGTGTCCCGGGTGAAGAACTGCGCCCGCACCGCGTACGGGTCGGCGCGGTCGTACGACAAACGTCCGAGGAGCGGGACATCGTCCTCTCCGTCCGCTTGGAGGCGGACGGCGATCAGGGCGGACACACGGGACAGCAACACGGGCCTCCGGGGGTGGGGGTCTCAGCCGCAGCCCGTGTGCCCCCTCTCCGGCGAGCCATACTGCTCCATCCGAAGGAACTCCGGCCGGAGCCCCTCCCGCCGCCCGGCCGGTCCGCCCCTTCCCCGGCCGCCGGCCGGCGCGGGCCGCCGAACCGGTGCCCGCGCCGACTGGAGTGACCGTCCGCCGGGCAGACGCGGGTGATGAGCCCCTTCAGTGCGTTGAGCCGCTGGGAAGAAGCCGTCGAACGCTGGCAGGACTCTCTCCTGGCCAGAGCCCGCCCCCGAGATCCGGTCGAACTGGTGGAGGCCCTGCTGCGCGAGTGCGATGCCCGGGCGGTGGTGTGCAGCCAGAGCCGGGTGGTGGTGCCGAACGCGTACGAGGTCGAGCTGTCCCGCGAGGTGCACCGGCAGCTCGGCCGGTACGCGGACCGCATCGGACCGCTGCTCACCGACGCGTTGCTGCGGCACGGCGAGGCACGCGGCTACGAGTGGGCCGGCCCCCTGACGGTGCGCCTCTGCCGCTCCGCCCTGCCGGACGGCGCCCGCTACCGCGTGACCAGCACCCCCATGCGCCACATCAGCGCCGACGCCTTCCCCGCGCCGTGATCCCGGTCCCGGCCGGCGCGCGGTGCGCGCACGCCCCGCGCGCACCCCGCACGGCGGCCGGCCGCTCCCGGGATCAGGGCAGGACCCGGACCGGCGTGCCGTCGAGGTAGGCGCGGATGTCCTCCACCGCGTCGCCGTAGTACGTGGCGTAGTTGGCGCGCGTGACGTAGCCGAGGTGCGGCGTGGCCAGCAGCCGGGGCGCCGTGCGCAGGGGGTGGCCGGCGGGCAGCGGCTCGGTGTCGAACACGTCGATGCCGGCCCCCGCGATCCGGCCGGCGTACAGGGCCGCGAGCAGCGCCTCCTGGTCGACGATGGCCGACCGGGAGGTGTTGACGAGGTACGCGGTCGGCCGCATCAGCGCCAGCTCCGCGGCTCCGATCAGGCCGCGGCTGCGCTCGCCCAGGGCCAGGTGGACGGAGACGAAGTCGCTGCCCGCGAGCAGTTCCTCCTTGGACGGGGCGCGCACGACCCCCTCGGCCGCGGCCCGCTCCTCGGTGAGGCGGGGGCTCCAGGCCGCCACCTCCATCCCGAAGGCCTGCCCGATCCGGGCGACCCGGGTGCCGATCTTCCCGAGGCCCAGCAGGCCGAGCCGTCGGCCGTGCAGGTCGGCGCCCACGGTCTGCTGCCACGGGCCGCCCTCCCGCAGCGCGGTGTTCTCGGCGACGAGGCCGCGCGCGAGTCCCAGCAGCAGTGCCCAGGTCAGCTCCACGGGCGGCGCGGAGGAGCTGCCGGTGCCGCAGACGGTGACCCCGTGCCGTGCGGCGGCGGCGTAGTCGATCACCGTGTTGCGCATGCCGGAGGCCACGAGGAGGCGCAGGCGGGGCAGCCGCGCGAAGAGCGCGGCGGGGAACGGCACGCGCTCGCGGAGGGTGACGACGATGTCGAAGTCCGCCAGGGCGGAGACGAGTTCGTCCTCGTCGTCCGTGTGGCCGGGAAGGCTGACGACCTCGACGCGGCCCGCGAGCGGCGACCAGTCCGCGGCGGTGGTCCCCGCGTCCTGGTGGTCGTCCAGCAGCGCACAGCGCAGCGGCTGCCCGTCCGTCACGCCGTCACGTCCGGCGCGACGGCGTCGATCTCGGCGAGCAGCTCGGGCTCCAGCGGGCGGTCGGCGACGGCGGCGTTGGCCCGTACCTGCTCGGCGGAGGTGGCCCCGGCGATGACGGAGGCGCAGCCGGGCTGCGCGGACAGCCAGCCGATGGCTAGTTCGAGGATGCTGCGGCCGTACTTCTCGGCGAGTCCGGCCAGGGCCTCGACCACGTCGAGGCGCTCCTCGGTGACGTAGCCGTCGCGGCCTTCGAGGCGCGAGCCGGCCGGGACGGGGGCGCCGCGGCGGATCTTGCCCGTCAGGAGGCCGTTGGCGAGGGGGAAGTACGGCAGGACGCCCACGCCGTAGTGCAGGGCCGCAGGTACGAGCTCGCGCTCGGCGGACCGTTCGAGCAGCGACCAGTGGTTCTGGGCCGACACGAAGGGGACCGCTCCGATCTCGCGGGCGACGTGGGCGGCTTCGGCGAGCTGCCAGCCGCTGAAGTTGGAGTGGCCGATGTAGCGGACCTTGCCCTCGGTGACGAGCTCGCCGAGCGCGGCGAGGGTCTCGGCCACGGGGGTGGTCGGGTCGGGGCTGTGCAGCTGGTAGAGGTCGATGTGGTCGGTGCCCAGGCGGCGCAGGGACTCCTCGACGGCCCGGCGGACGTAGGCGCGACCGCCGAGGGAGCCGGCGGCGGGACCGTACTCCATGTCCATGCCGGAGAAGCCGAACTTGGTGGCCAGGACGACCTGGTCGCGGCGGCCCTTGAGGACCTGCCCGAGGTGGCTCTCCGAGCCGCCCCGGCCGCCGTAGATGTCGGCGGTGTCCAGGAGGGTGATGCCCGCGTCGAGCGCGGCGTCGACGACGGCGCGGGTGGCCGCGGCGTCGAGGCGGCCACCGAAGTTGTTGCAGCCGAGCCCGACTGCCGATACCTGCAGACCTGAACTGCCCAGGGGGAGATGACGCATGTGTTCGGTGCCTCCGCACTCGTCCGGTACGTGATCGACAAGCGGCCAGTCTAGGGTTCCCGGCCGCGGCCGCCGGGCCGGGGCGCGTGAGCGCGGCGGCCCGGCGCGCTCCGAAAGGGACGGCCTAGGTCGTCCCTTGCGGATCTTGTCGGCCGAGCCCGCGGCGTCTGGTGCCGTGCCTGGGCGTGCTGCCGGGGCGCTCGCGTACCGGACGTACGTGGTCGCCCCGGCAGTGCGGCCAGGCACGGTGCCAGGCGTCGCGGGCCCGGCAAGATCCGAAAGAGACGGCCTAGAGGAGCCGGGCCGCTCCCGCGGCCGGGGCCGCCGCCGTGATGCGGGGCGGTGCGTGGTCGGCGGCGGCGAAGGCCCGGTGCACCGCCCTGGCCACCTCGTCCTGTGCGTCCGCCTCGATCAGGGCCAGGGCCGAGCCGCCGAAGCCGCCGCCCGTCATCCGGGCGCCGTGGGCGCCCGCCGCATTGGCCGCGGCCACCGCCAGGTCGAGTTCCGGGCAGGACACCTCGTAGTCGTCGCGCAGGGAGGCGTGCCCCTGCGTGAGCAGCGGTCCCGTCTCGCGCAGCCGCCCCGCCCGCAGCAGTTCCCCCACGCGCGCCACCCGTTCGTTCTCGGTGACCACGTGCCGGACCCGGCGGGCCTGCTCCGGTGTCCCGGCGAGGCGGGCCAGGGCCGCCTCCAGCTCGTCGTACGGCAGGTCGCGCAGTGCGGGGACGCCGAGCGTCCGGGCCGCTTCGTGGCAGGAGGCGCGGCGCTGCGCGTAGGCCCCGTCGGCCAGGGCGTGCCGGACGCGCGTGTCGATGACGAGGAGGCGCAGTCCGGCGCCCGCGCAGTCGAAGGGCACGTGCCGCTGGTGGAGGCTGCGGGTGTCCAGGTGGAGGAGGTGCCCGTCGCGCGCGCAGGCCGCGGCCATCTGGTCCATGGCTCCACAGGGGACTCCGACGTACGCGTTTTCGGCGCGGCGGGCCAGCGCTGCCAGCTCGGGACGGCTCAGCGGCAGCCCGTACAGGTCGGAGACGGCCAGCGCGGTGGCCACTTCCAGGGCTGCGGAGGAGGAGAGTCCGGCGCCGGTCGGGACCTCGGACCGGATGTGCAGGTCGACGCCGCCGCCGACCGGAAGCGCGGCGTCCAGCATGGCCCAGAGCACGCCCGCCGGGTAGGCGGCCCAGCTCTCGGCGGCCTGCGGCGGCCGTGCCGGGTCGAGTGCGGCGAGGTCGAGGGTGACCACCCCGGACGGGACGTCGGCGGAGTGCACCCGGAGCGTGCCGTCGGTGCGCCGGGCCGCGGCCACCCGGGTGCGCTGCGGCAGGGCGAAGGGGAGGACGAAGCCGTCGTTGTAGTCGGTGTGTTCGCCGATGAGGTTGACCCGGCCGGGGGCGGCCCAGACCCCCCCGGGCGCGTACCCGTAGAGCTCCTCGAACCGCTGCGCCACCTCGCTCACCGGCTCGCCACCGCGCGCAGCCGCGCGGCCGCGTCCTCGGGACGGACGTCGTTCATGTAGGCCTCCATGCCGGATTCCGTCCCGGCCAGGTACTTGAGCTTGTCGGCGGTGCGGCGGACCGTGAACAGCTCCAGGTGCAGCGCGAAGTCGCCCCGGCCCTCGCCGCTCGGGGCCTGGTGCCAGGCGGAGATGTACGGGGTCGGGGCGGGCCGGTCGAAGAGCCGGTCGAAGCGGCGCAGCAGGTCCAGGTAGACCCGGGGGAACTCGGCGCGCGCCGCGTCGCCCAGGGCCGGCAGGTCGGGTACGCGCCGGTGCGGGTAGAGGTGCACTTCGTACGGCCAGCGGGCCGCGTACGGCACGAACGCGGTCCAGTGCTCCCCCTCGACGACGATCCGGGA
Above is a window of Streptomyces subrutilus DNA encoding:
- a CDS encoding SsgA family sporulation/cell division regulator encodes the protein MLLSRVSALIAVRLQADGEDDVPLLGRLSYDRADPYAVRAQFFTRDTALPSWCFDRQMLAEGLQRPVGEGDVTFRPQWTAGGEAVRIALRDSAGGQGAVLLLDARAVTAFLDETYAVIAPGAETFDADGFLEELLAR
- a CDS encoding DUF3662 domain-containing protein; this translates as MSPFSALSRWEEAVERWQDSLLARARPRDPVELVEALLRECDARAVVCSQSRVVVPNAYEVELSREVHRQLGRYADRIGPLLTDALLRHGEARGYEWAGPLTVRLCRSALPDGARYRVTSTPMRHISADAFPAP
- a CDS encoding D-2-hydroxyacid dehydrogenase family protein; the protein is MTDGQPLRCALLDDHQDAGTTAADWSPLAGRVEVVSLPGHTDDEDELVSALADFDIVVTLRERVPFPAALFARLPRLRLLVASGMRNTVIDYAAAARHGVTVCGTGSSSAPPVELTWALLLGLARGLVAENTALREGGPWQQTVGADLHGRRLGLLGLGKIGTRVARIGQAFGMEVAAWSPRLTEERAAAEGVVRAPSKEELLAGSDFVSVHLALGERSRGLIGAAELALMRPTAYLVNTSRSAIVDQEALLAALYAGRIAGAGIDVFDTEPLPAGHPLRTAPRLLATPHLGYVTRANYATYYGDAVEDIRAYLDGTPVRVLP
- a CDS encoding aldo/keto reductase yields the protein MRHLPLGSSGLQVSAVGLGCNNFGGRLDAAATRAVVDAALDAGITLLDTADIYGGRGGSESHLGQVLKGRRDQVVLATKFGFSGMDMEYGPAAGSLGGRAYVRRAVEESLRRLGTDHIDLYQLHSPDPTTPVAETLAALGELVTEGKVRYIGHSNFSGWQLAEAAHVAREIGAVPFVSAQNHWSLLERSAERELVPAALHYGVGVLPYFPLANGLLTGKIRRGAPVPAGSRLEGRDGYVTEERLDVVEALAGLAEKYGRSILELAIGWLSAQPGCASVIAGATSAEQVRANAAVADRPLEPELLAEIDAVAPDVTA
- the galK gene encoding galactokinase; protein product: MSEVAQRFEELYGYAPGGVWAAPGRVNLIGEHTDYNDGFVLPFALPQRTRVAAARRTDGTLRVHSADVPSGVVTLDLAALDPARPPQAAESWAAYPAGVLWAMLDAALPVGGGVDLHIRSEVPTGAGLSSSAALEVATALAVSDLYGLPLSRPELAALARRAENAYVGVPCGAMDQMAAACARDGHLLHLDTRSLHQRHVPFDCAGAGLRLLVIDTRVRHALADGAYAQRRASCHEAARTLGVPALRDLPYDELEAALARLAGTPEQARRVRHVVTENERVARVGELLRAGRLRETGPLLTQGHASLRDDYEVSCPELDLAVAAANAAGAHGARMTGGGFGGSALALIEADAQDEVARAVHRAFAAADHAPPRITAAAPAAGAARLL